The following DNA comes from Chitinophaga nivalis.
CCCCTTCAACCATTTGAGGAGCATGTCGTTGCGTTTTTTCTCCAGCACATTCGCTTCCGTTACATATTTTGTTGCCGCGTCTTCATCCCCGATCTGTACGGCAGCATGGTATTTACTTTCCAGCTCTGTCAGTCTTTTTCCATCGCCCTTGTCGGGTGCCGTGATATCCATCACCTCCTGCCATTCCTTTACCCAGGCATCACCGGTAAAAGCAGCATCATTAAAATAAGCGCCCTTCCCGGTAATATTCATTTTTCCCGGCTCCAGGTATACCAGCGTTCCACCTAATTCAGGCCTGTTACCTATCTGCATGATGTATACGCTGCCTCCTTTCGTTATCGGCATCTTAAAACTGAACTTATGATCTTTGATGCGGGCGGAATCTACCTCACCGGAATACGGTTCATACAAGTGTACCACGGTATCATTATGAGATTTATCCAGTTTTGCAGAGATGATCACCTCCTGCTGTTGCGCATATGTGGCCAGGCTGCCCATACATAAAAACCAGGCAAAGAATTTTTTCATGATAGTGTATTTTTTTTGATGAATCAGGCAATCCGGTTGCCTAAAACTGGCTGATAAAAACTTGTATAAGTGGGTGGTTAATGGGTATTGGTAGCTGCCATGGGATGGGTAAGCATATCTTCCATTACCTGTATCGTTTCGGCGATATAAACGTCGGTACTGATGCGCTGCAACCAATCTTTGTTGGTCGTTTTCTCCGCTTCATCTTTCCGTAGTAACGGATTAATACTTCTGTTGGCGGATAAGGAGACAATCAGCCGCTGGCTGTCCTGCAGCACTTTGGCGTCCCGGATTGCTTTTTCATAGCCGGCAGATTGCAGGTATTGCGCCCTGAATGTGGCCAGATCCAGTGCAGCGGGTTGCGCGGTCAGTGCTTTCAGTCGCTGTGTATTTGCTGCCACCGCCATATATGCAGTGTTGCGTGCTATACGCGTACGTGCCTTTTCCACCACAGTATTATAATCAAAGGTCAGCGGCACCCGTTTGAAAGGCATTACCCCAACGGTATCAAACGCCAGCGCCGACGTAAAATCTTTTTCCACGAAAGAGAGCAGGTTCATTTTATCCTGCAGTATAATATCCGGGATGACGCCTTTCAGCTGCGTAGAGGTGCCGTTAATACGGTAAAACTTCTCCACTGTCAGGCGCATGCTACCATAGCTCACATCCGTTGTACCTTGCTGCGGATCGCCCAGTTTACCGATATTCACATTCATCTGGGCAGTTCCTTTTCCAAAAGTAGACGAGGTACCGATGATGAGACCACGTCCCAGATCCTGCATTGCTGCTGCAAATATTTCAGAGGCGGATGCACTGTTTTCATCTACCAATACCGTCAACGGACCATCATACAACGGAGGCATCTCCGGAGAGTTATACCGGTTGATGACTGTCTTGGCACGCAGCCAGCTCATAGGTCCACCCGGCACAAAGCAGGCACCCATTCTCACCACTTCATCCAATGCACCGCCGCCGTTTCCACGGAGATCCATGATAATACCCGCTACTTCTTCCTCTTTCAGTTTCTCTACTTCCCGGGCCACATCATTGAAAGCACCATTGGTTTTATTGCCGGTAACATCGGTATAAAACATAGGCAGGTAGATATAGCCAAAACGTTTTCCGTCTTTTTCCACCACAGCACTTTTCGCCCGGTTCTCCATATCAATGACTTCATCTCTCCGGACGGTAACCACCCTGGCTTTTTCACCGGGTTGCTGCAAGGTCATTTTTACGGCCGTTCCTTTTTCCCCGCGTATCATCCCCGTTACCTCGTTTGCTGCCAGTCCGGTTACGGGTAACATATCGCCCTTACTGTCGGCTACAGCAATGATGTTATCATTTTCCTTTACCTCGCCGCTCCGGTAAGCAGTACCACCCGGCAGTAATCTTTTTACATAATAATCTGCTTCTTTTGTACCCAGTTCCATACCCAGACCGAAATAACGTTTATTGAGCGCTTCATTAAACGACTGGTCTTTCGGGCCTGCATACACAGTATGCGGATCTATTTCCATGGTTACAACCGTTACATACTGCGTAAATTTTTCTTCTGCCGATTTGTTGCCCATAGCCTGCCGGAAGAAGCTTTCATAAAACTTCCTCACTTTTTCCCGGGCCTTCGCTTCGATGGCAGTATCAACACCTGCAAGGGTAACAGCGGAATCTCCGGCAGCAACCTTCATCTCCATATAATGCCGGAGGGTATAATATTTCAACAACTTCCGCCACAATTCCGCCCTTTCCGTTTTATTGGCAGGAAAGGGTAATTCTTTTCGCCATCCCATCACTGATTCTTTTTTACTGAAATCGAATGGAGTGGCGAGGATCTCCGTACATAACTGACTGGCTTCCTTTACCCGCTCACTGTACAGCTTATACGTAGCATCAAAAAAAGCAGTGCTGCCCGTATTCAGCTCATCATCTATTTGATGTTTATATCCTGCGAGCTGTGCGATATCTCCCTGCAGAAAAAAATAGCTGTTGGGATCCAGTGTATAGATAAACCGGTTCCATACCGCCGCTGAATAAGTATCATCAATGGGTTTAGGATTGAAATGTTTCTTCTTTATCTTATCAATGGTATGGGTAATGACAGCACTGTGATAGGCGGGTATTTTATTAGGATCAGCAGGCGCCTGCGCCATAGCAGCCATTCCCGTGGCGACTGCACAACAGGTTAGTAATAGCCGGGAACCTGGTATGAATGCTTTCATATTTTTAAAATGATTAAGGCAGATGAATAAAAGGTGCTTCTCTCATAGAAGGCAATCCAATGATAAAAAAGGGTGAAGGCAGCTGCAACAATACTATACATCCACTCATGGCATATCTCCGATTGCCTGCAGATTCACGCCGTAGGTAACATTGAAATAGTTGATGACGGTATTATACTTTTGCCGGATCAATCCTTTTTTATCTACCTTCCGGCTGAACAAACCCGCTTCCAGCTGCGCCTGGGAATTACCGGTAATAGCTTCTACATATGCCAGAAAATCCACCACCAGATTCAGGTCTGATCCGGGTGTACCCAATACGCCTTTTTCATATTGCGTTTCCGGCGATATCGCGCCATACAGGCTGGGAGCCAGCGCTGCAAAAGCCTCCGGCACCTGAATGATTTTTGCCCGATAGGCGCGTTCTATGTAATAGCGGTGTAACCAGCTGCGTACCTGTTTCACCGCCGCCGGCGATTGTAACTTTTGTACCAGCGTACTATCCGCCCATCCAATTGCCAGCGCACTGTTGGTGCTCGCAAACCCTTTCGCAGAACGGGTAGCACCGCTGCCGATATAGGAAGCCAGTAAAATTTTATAGGGGATGGTCTGTTGAATGAAACTTTCCGGGTAAACATCCAGCAACTGTGTTTTAAAAAACTGTAGCGCAGCACTGATATAAACCGGATTAGCCACAAAAGCACTATCTGATTTACGGTCGGAATAATTGTACGAATAATCATCCTGGGTAAATCTGTATAAAATATAGGCGCCGTATTTTTTATAGCACGTCATGATGGTATCATCATAACCATGATTCCCCTGCGGCAGTGTATACATCGGCGTTGCCGGACTGGGCGTCAGTGCTGCTTCCCGTTTGCAGGCCATCAGCAGTATTATAAGCGCCAGTAAATAATATACTCTCATAAATATTTTGTTTACAATGATGATTAGCGATTATTCAGGTAGTCGTGTTCCGGAGAACAAAGGATTTTGTACCAAAACCGGATTGCGGGTCAGCACTTCATCGGGAATCGGCATTACATATTGCGGGTCGCGCGCCGGCAGCCGGAATATTTGCACCGAATTCCGGTCGGGCCGGTACACATGCCGGATGGCAGGCATGCCATAACGCCGCAAGTCAAACCAACGATGCGCTTCTTCCCGGAATAATTCCCGGCGGCGTTCATCCCGGCACATTTGCAACAGCTGATCCGCCGGTTTCAGTTCCCAGGGCGTAAAGGAAGCCCGGTCTGTTCTGCTGGCCCGTAAGGTATTTAAACTGTTCAGGGCTTGTGCGGCTGCACCTGCATTTCCTTTGGTTCTATATTGTTGTATGTATGCTTCCGCGCGATTCAGGTAGGCTTCTGCACTACGCCAGGAATTGGGCAGCCGCATTTTGGCCGAACTATTCTCTCCCACATATTTCGCCTGCCCAAAGTCTGCCGCTAAAAACTCTTTCATAAACTCCGGGGTCTCATAAATACCTATTTGCTTACGCAGGTCATTATCGGCAAACGTCTTGACGAGATCATGTGAAATCTCATAGGCAATGGCATAAGGCAGATCGGATTGTTCTTCCGGCCTACCATAGCACCAGATCGTTTCCAGGTTATATTGTCCCACCAGTGGCTTCTCTTCCGGATTTGGCACGCCGCCCCAGGTATTCAGGTCCATCAGCTGCGGATGATACAACAATACCTTATCCGCATGTTCAATCGCTTTGTCCCATTTTTCCATATACAGGTATACGCGGCTGGCCAGCAAATGCGCCGCCGTATGAGAGATCCGGTAAACTTCCCGGTTCTTTTTCTGCTTATCCAGCAACGCTATAGCGTTGTCCAGGTCTTTGGTAATCTGCTCATACACTTCCTGCACGGTATTTCTGGACAGGAAGTTATCGGAGAGATTGGCACTCACCCGGATAGGAACACCTGGACTTTTATCCGGCGTGGTGGTAGAATCATTGTAAGGCTTTGCATAGATATTGACCAGCATAAAATGATAGAACGCCCTTAACGTATAGGCTTCTCCTTTATACAGGTCTTTTTCTTCCTGGGTACCGATGGCATTATCCAGGTATTGTAATACCACATTAGTGCCCAACAGTAAATGGTAATAGGTACCCCAGGAATTCAGGCTGGTAGTATTACCGGCTGCCGCAGTTCTGACAATGTAATCCGGTTGCCATTGGAAGATGGCGCCACCACCGGGCATAAACTTTGTGTTATCGATGATGGGACCATTATAACTTTCTGCATCATCATCCAGGAATACCATCCAGGGCTGTAACAAGGTTCTGGAATCCGGATAGCCGTCGGAATACAGGATTTCCGCAAAATCTCCTGTTGATTTAGGGGTTACATCTGTCTGGGAATACTCTGCCAAAAACTTCTTGCAAGACATCATGCAAAGCATTCCTGTTATAATTAATAGCCATTTCTTCATGTGCAATAATTGAAAACGTTTACTTAAAAGGTCGCATTCAGGCTAAAGGCATATTGCCGTGTGATGGGCAATGCTGTACTGCCAGCCCCGTCTATCTCCGGATCCTGCCCTTCCAGTTTACGGTTAGCAATGGTAAATACGTTGTTCACCGCAAAGCCTACTCCCAGGTTTTTAATCCCGGTACCTGCCAGTCTCATAGGCGGAATAGTATAACTCATATTGATGGCGTTACACCGGATATAGTTATTGCTGATGGTTCGGAGATCCGATTGGTTATAAGCAGTATAGGGATCTACCTTTATCGTGAAATCACTTCCATTGGTGACTTTACCGGAACGATAAGGCACGATCAGGTATTGATCCAGGGGCGCATAATCCGTAATACCCGGAATATCTGTATACTGTTCATCTCCTGGTTTGCGCCAGCGGTTCAGGTAATCCGTGCTCACATTGGCAAAAGGTGCTGGTACGCCATTCCGCTCAGCTGTTCGTACGAAAGGGGTATTCAGGCGTTTGCTGCTTCCCAGACTAACAAAAAACATCGCTGATATAGAAAATGACCTGTACCTGAATACCGGTTGAATAGAGCCGGTAAACTTGGGAAACATCTGCCCGGAGTATACGAGAAAATCATCCGGATTCGTTGTTTTTTCTTTCCCATCCATTTTGTCAAACATGGGTAATCCCGAGTTAGCATTCAAGCCTTTGTAGATATAGGAATAAAATCCGCTGACAGCCTTACCAGGCAACCGGCCGGTGCCAGTGAAAAAGGAGGCATAATCATCCGTGGCATATAAATCAGCAATACTGTTTTTATTTCTGCTGGTGAATAAAGAGAGCGAGAAACCGGTATTCTTTTTACGAATGATATCTACATTAATCATTGTTTCCCATCCGCTGTTCAGCAAAATATTGCCATTTCTGTACATCACATCCATCCCATATTCAAAGGGAATTTTTATTCTGTCCAATACATCCACGGTTTTTTTGGCGTAGTATTCCACATTTACTTTTAACCGGTTATCAAACATGGCGAAATTGGTTCCGATATTCCATTGATAGGTTTTTTCCCAGCGCAGATCCGGGTAAGGCAATGATTTGATACGCAAATAGGGTATCCCGGTAACCGGATCATTGGCACTGCCATTGGGCGCATAGGTAGCAATCAACCCAGGTCCTACGGCAGCTACCACATTCCCCTGTGTACCGTAAGAAGTGCGCACCTGCCAGTCTGTAATCAGCGACCTGGTCGGGAACCAGCCCTCCATCGCCGCATTCCAGCGGGCGGAGATACTGTAGTTAGGTAAAAAACGGGAGTTGGAATATTGTCCGAACCTGTTGGAACCATCCGTTCTGATGGTACCACTAACGATATAGCGGTTCATGAGGCTATAGGCAATGGTTCCATAATAGGAAACTGCATTATTCAGGGTATTGGTAAGATAGTGCTTACCTAACTGGAAACGGCTTCTTTCCGTTGAATAAAATGATTTTCCCCTCTCCGGGAAATATCCTGGTTCCTCAGAAATATAACCTGATGAGGATTCGCTCCTGATTTCATTACCCAGCGTAAAGTTAAACTGATCGCGGTCTTTAAAAAGTCCGGTACTATAATCAATACTGTTTCTCATCCCCAATGCCATACTGTTTTGATGCATGATATAGGCCATCCCGCCGGCAGGCAAGGGAGAGTTTTGTACCTTGGCGCGACTCGGGATAGTACGATAGTCCCATCCCCGTTTTAATGCAATGTCATACGTTTGCTCATCTGCCGCGGAGAAACCATCGGCTGCATCCATAATGATGTTAGACGAATTCCGGAAATACCATCCTCTCCCCATCTTATAATCCAGGGAAAAGTTTAAACTGGTAGAACGGTTGCCGCTACTGTTTTCCGAATGTTCAATTTCATTCAGCAGGTTATAGGTCACCGGCGCATTGCGGGGCTCCATGTCACTCCAGTTACTCTTTAACTCCGGTGGTATGGATAAGGGATAAAATTCATAGGGATCGTAGATACGGCTTGTCTGTAGCGCATAGGATAAGGGATTCACCGTACTATAATATCCTTTCGCCTTGCGATAGCTGCTTTGCAGGGTGATGTCCAGGTTAATGTTTTTACCAACCTGAGATCGTACGTTCATGTTGGCTGCATACATTTTATTGCCATCCTGTTTGGCCGCACCGTTGTTGGCCGCATAACTGAGCGACGCATAGTACGTGGTTTTACCCGCTCCCCCACTCATACTCAGGGAGTGCTGCATGCTCATCTGGTTACGAAACAATAATTTAAACCAGTCGGTATTGCGCGTCTCCAGCGTACCTACCTTTTCATAGAACTGAGCTTCTGTAATACGCCTGGCATACAAGGATTTCAATAGGCCTTCATAGGATAATTCTTCGTCAAAACCACTGGCCAGTTCATTAAAGATGATATGGTCTTCCTGCAGCTGTCTCGAAAAAGCGACACGTTCTTTTGAGTTCATGAGCTTCATCCGCCCGTAGGAAGGGCGCGACTGAAAAGAGATATTGGTATTATAACTCAGCTGTATCGGCCCGGCCTTACCTCGTTTGGTCGTCACCACAATAACGCCGTTGGCTGCACGGGTACCATAAATGGAAGTAGCCGCCGCATCTCTTAAAAAAGTCAGGCTTTCAATATCATAAGGGTTCACGCCACTGATAGCATTGCCCATTAATTCATAGTTGGACTGGGCCGGATTGGACAACAAATTATTCAGCAGCGAAGAAGAAACATCTACGGGGTCGGGGCGTATCATCCCGTCTATCACCCAAAGAGGAGATGCATTACCGATTAAAGTAGCTGTTCCCCTGATGCGGAGGGTTGGTTTGGCATTCACGCCACCGGAATTATTCACCACCATCAGCCCGGGTATTTTTCCCTGCAGCATTTTGTCGATCGTAGGTTGCCCGGGCTGCAATACTTCTGCAGCACTCAACTTTAATACGGAGCCGGTAGATAAACGGGGATCAATTTTCTGATAGCCATTCACCACTACTTCCTGGATAGCCCGCACGATGGTATCCATTTTAAAAAACAACAAAGGTTCCTTCGTAGGTATCGCTGTATACAACATCGTTTTCATCCCTATCAGGGAAAGACTGACTTGCTCCTTCTCTTTCGCCAGCAGCATAAAAAAACCATCCGGCTGTGTGATGGTCATTTCCTTGGAAGTAAGCGCTTTCACACTTACGCCTCCCAGTGGTGTGCCCTGCGGGTCGGTTACCCGTCCCCGCAGCACCACGGATACTTCAGCTGTAACAGCCTCCGTCTTTCCGGTTTCATAGATAATGATTCCCCCCATCTCTTCAGTAAAATGCAAACCGGTATTCTCCAGAATCTGCTTCAGGAGCGCTTCCAGCGTGACCGCCTGCATTTTCACTGTTACCGGCGGTTGTTGCCGGATCAGTTCACTGTTGTAGGTAAAGCGTATATGCATTTGCGTGCGGAGGTCTTTCAATACCTTGCTCAGCGGCAATTTATTGGCCTGATAAGATACTTTACTGGAGAGCAGCGGCGATTTTCCCGGCTCCTGCGCCAGCGTACCATAGCCCATCAGCAGCAGTATAAACATTAACATAACAGGAAGCTGCAGGACATGGCACAGCCTATCCTTCCCGGGGAAGGACCAATCCGGTGTTTTTCTCATGTTGGTTTGATATTATGGTTTAAAAGCGCAACAGATTGTTGGCGGTCATCTTACTAGCTATTATTCACAGACGTTTTGTTATATATATGGTTTTACCTGTTACCCTGAAATGCAGCTGCGGCATACTTTTGCTGATCAGGTTCAATGCGTCCTGCAAGGCATCGGGCCGGCGCATATCGAGTGTAAAGCTTAATTGTTCCAGGTTTTTATCTTCAAATACAAAATGATAATCATAATTACGGCCCAGGATAGTGGTTATATCCAGCAGCGTAGCATCTTCAAAAAACAGGTCGCCTTCTTTCCAGGCGGTGAAAATTCTGCTTTCCACCGTTCTTTTCCGTAGCGTGGCATCCTGCTCATTGTATAGTGCCTGTTCATCCGGCAGGAGTATGGTTTGCGACTGACCGGCTGTCACCAGTAACCGGCCACTGCTCAATGTGGCGGTGATCAGCGGGCCATAGGTATTTACATTAAAGGCCGTTCCCAGTACTTTCATGGCTGTTTTACCCGCATGCACAATAAATGGCTGGCGTGCATTGGACGCCACTTCAAAGAAGGCTTCCCCCTCTATATAAACCTCCCGGGCAGTGCTATTAAAGGTAGCGGGATAAATAAGCCGGGAGGCGGCATTAAGCCATACGAGGGTACCATCCGCCAGTTTGAGGGAAAACCGGATACCCCGGGGTACTTCCAGTGTATCCATAGCCGTTATCTTTTCACCGGCGCCACCGGCAGTATATATCAAAGAGGCAGGCGCCGCCTGTATCTGTGCACCTGCATTGTTTTTAATGACCTGCGTATCCTTACCAATCGTGATGGCGCGGCCATCCGCGAGTTTCAACCGCACTTTACCAGCGGGTATTTCATCTGCCACCTCCACCGGTTGATGGGCAGGCTGCATGATCCATAACCCCGCGCCCACCGCCAATATCAGCAAAGCAGCTATCGTGATTTTTACCAGCCGCATCATCCGGCCTTTTCGTTTGTCGCGCTCCTGTACAAAAAGCTGCCAGCCTTCCGCTGCAGAGAACTTCCCGGCCCCCATCCTGGCACGCATTTCACGTGCCGCTGCCAGGGCCGCTATCTCCGCTTCATTCAGCGAAGCCTCTGCCTCTTTGCCATCCAGCAGTTCCAGCAGCTTATCCCAGTCTATATCATTATCAGATTTATGATCGGTCATATATTAACGTAATTAGGGCTATCAATTGGGTCATCCATCCACATTCCTTCCGTAAAAACTGCAGGGCCAGTTTTATCTGTGTTTTGACTGTATTAACAGAAATACCGAGCACCGTAGCAACATCTTTATATTTTAATCCATCGCGATTACTCATCAGAAATATCTTCCGGCGTTGTTCCGGCAATCGCGCTACGGCCTCCCATAGCGCCCGGTTACGCTGTTCCTCATTTCCTTCTTCTTCCGGAGGAAAATGGCTGGTCAACGCTTCTATTACATGGATTTCTTCCAGCTTTGTTTTACCTGATTTTTTAAGATAATTCAGGGAAGCATTCCGTATCGCGCGCACCGCATAACTTTTAAAATCATGTGTAATCCGGATCAAATCACGCTTATTCCAGCAATAGAGGAAAAAATCCTGCACGATATCCCTGGCAGCATCTTCATCTGCTACTACATAATAAGCAACCGTACATAAAAACACATAGTGAAGCTTAAATTGCTCCTCGAACGAGACAACTTCATTTGACCTTGGTTGATGCATAACCCGCTTTGCACATTCATTGTTACCCGTACAAAGTAGAAAAATTTCCGGATTTATTTCCATCATCTGCTGTTAGCTGCTTATCTACATAATACACCTGCTGTCTGTTGAATCTGATAAATACGGAGATACCGGCTTTATCTTCCCGCCTGTGAATATTTTCCTATGTCTTTCCCTTATTAAGGCAACGGAGGGGGAAAAAAGGGTGAAGGCGGTGGCAATTTTTTTTAAAAAAAACTGCAATACCAGGAAAAAAGGGGGTAAATAAGGAGCGAGATATGTAAAGTAAATGGACAAGGATGCCCATTGTAGCCATGCTCCCAATAGCCTAACAGGTAATTTTTGTATTATAGACGGTCATGAATAGTTAAGCAGCTATCCTACTACCATGAGCGTGTATTGCAATAATGCAGGGTCAAAGAGGTTAACAACCTATTAAACGTTTCGCTGCTATTTTAGTGATACGTCGCCGCCTTTTCATTCAAGAAACGTGGCAGGTCCTTCTGAGCAAGTAATCCTTCTTTAAGCAAATTATTAAAGTACATGGAGAATTTATACGCTCCTTCATAATTAAGATGCTCCAGATCTGCATATTCTGCATTCACAAGCGGAAAAGCATTGAAATCAAGAAATGGTATCGCAGCAAAGTATTCATTTCTTACCTGTTGAAAGATGTTCTCATTTTTAGTAAGAAAGTATGCCTTATGCTGGGGGCTTCGAACAAAGTATACCTGCTTATTATTTTCATGGCAAAAGTCAACAATCTGTTTCAGATACCTGATATTCTCATAGGATATTGCGGTATCTGCTGTTACTTTCCCGTGTGAAGTTGCTTGTTGAACAGCCAAAAAAGAGTCCGCCTTATGCTTGTGTAAAGGCAGATATCCTCCCAACATACCCGAAAAAGAATTATTATTTTTAACAATACTGGAGGTATGTGTTTTTAAAGTGTTGCTTAAACACTGTATATAACCGGAAAGATTATGTTGCAACAAAAGTGCATTATCTGAAAAAGACAGGAAAGGTGCATATGCAGAATATCGATACAGCATTTTTTCATTTCCCCATATCCAGTCATCCATTTCCTTCATGACCTGATTATTCGTAAACTCTACAAATACAACTTTTATTTGTGGATTCCCTTTAAGGACATTTTTAACCTTTGAGAAAGTGTAAAAATAGGACTCTCCGGAAGCACCCAGGTTTTTAAAATGCGAGATCACGGAGTCATTAAATGAGCATTCCGCATGAGAATGTCCAAAAACAACCAGCGAGTCTTGCGGGTCAATCTTAAAAAGCTCTTTTTTCTTCAAAATTGTATTAGTACTTGCTAATAATATGATGATGGAAAGAAAAAACAATAATGAAATGCCGACTGTCTTTTTTAAAAAATATTTCATTATTTAAAATTGAAAATAAATAAATTGTTGCTCTTGTCCCTGGAGTGAAAAGATCATGAAGCAAAGCAGTAAATAAAACGACCATCTCAGTGTAATAGAACGTTCACTTCCAAATTTGGCGATAGCATACTTTTCTTCTCTACCAAACCATTCTATTATCATAAAAAACGCGACTAGCAAGCAAGTAAAATAGGCAGATTTTATTTCTGGGAAACGCGGCATTGTAAATAAAGAGGAAGAGAAAATAGTAGAAACAATACGCATTGCATGATGCATGCTTTCTGCCCTGAAAAAAATCCAGGCGAAAGCAGTCAGACTAAAAGTGGTGAGCATGCCCCCAAGCTCCCTTAAGGTAGGATAAATCCGTCCCTGTGCTATAATATCCAGATTTTGCCGGTTACGCTTTAATAATAACAAGGGTAAAAAATAGCAGGCATTTAATGCCCCCCATACAATAAAAGTCCAATTCGCGCCATGCCAAAACCCACTTACCAAAAATATAATAAAGGTATTTCTTATGGTGCGCCATAAACCGCCACGACTTCCTCCCAGCGGGAAATACAGATAATCCCGAAACCATGTTGTTAAAGAAATATGCCAACGTCTCCAAAACTCCGCAATATCGCGTGAAAAATAGGGGAACGCAAAATTCCTGAGTAACTCTATACCAAAGAGTCGGGCTGTTCCTAAAGCAATATCGGAGTAACCCGAAAAGTCGCCATATATCTGAATGGTAAAAAACAGCACTCCCATCACCAATGTGCTACCCGAATAATCCCCGGAATGATCAAAAATAAGATTGGCGTACCTGGCACAATTATCCGCAATGACTACTTTTTTGAATAGCCCCCATATTATTTGCCGCATACCATCTGCAGCTCGGGCATAATCAAATGTTCTTTTTTCTTTTATTTGCGGTAATAAATGCGTCGCTCTTTCTATAGGTCCTGCCACTAACAATGGAAAAAAGCTCACAAAAACAGCGTAATCTATATAGTTCTTTTCCGCTTTT
Coding sequences within:
- a CDS encoding MBOAT family O-acyltransferase, with product MQNLLLLAASYFFYACWDWRFLFLLIFSTLLDFGTGLKMEGASSLNVKRFWFWLSICVNLGFLGVFKYYNFFATSFADLLAGFGLHVHPRTLQVILPVGISFYTFHGLSYVIDIYYNRIKAEKNYIDYAVFVSFFPLLVAGPIERATHLLPQIKEKRTFDYARAADGMRQIIWGLFKKVVIADNCARYANLIFDHSGDYSGSTLVMGVLFFTIQIYGDFSGYSDIALGTARLFGIELLRNFAFPYFSRDIAEFWRRWHISLTTWFRDYLYFPLGGSRGGLWRTIRNTFIIFLVSGFWHGANWTFIVWGALNACYFLPLLLLKRNRQNLDIIAQGRIYPTLRELGGMLTTFSLTAFAWIFFRAESMHHAMRIVSTIFSSSLFTMPRFPEIKSAYFTCLLVAFFMIIEWFGREEKYAIAKFGSERSITLRWSFYLLLCFMIFSLQGQEQQFIYFQF
- a CDS encoding RNA polymerase sigma-70 factor, with translation MEINPEIFLLCTGNNECAKRVMHQPRSNEVVSFEEQFKLHYVFLCTVAYYVVADEDAARDIVQDFFLYCWNKRDLIRITHDFKSYAVRAIRNASLNYLKKSGKTKLEEIHVIEALTSHFPPEEEGNEEQRNRALWEAVARLPEQRRKIFLMSNRDGLKYKDVATVLGISVNTVKTQIKLALQFLRKECGWMTQLIALITLIYDRS